A single window of Sphaerodactylus townsendi isolate TG3544 linkage group LG03, MPM_Stown_v2.3, whole genome shotgun sequence DNA harbors:
- the LOC125429490 gene encoding green-sensitive opsin P521, translating to MTEAWNVAVFAARRGRDDDDTTRGSVFTYTNSNNTIGPFEGPNYHIAPRWVYNFTSFWMIIVVVASTFTNGLVLVATAKFKKLRHPLNWVLVNLAFVDMIETVIASGISVINQIFGYFILGHPMCVIEGFLVSACGITGLWSLAIISWERWFVVCKPFGNIKFDGKLAMLGIGFSWIWSWGWASPPIFGWSRYWPHGLKTSCGPDVFSGNVEMGCQSYMLALMVSCCFFPLFIIIFCYLQVWMAIRAVAAQQKESESTQKAEKEVSRMVIVMITIFCICWGPYTIFVSFAAAYPGYAFHPLAAALPAYFAKSATIWNPVIYVFMNRQFRNCILQLFGKKVDDGSEASTTSRTEVSSVSNSSVSPA from the exons ATGACGGAAGCCTGGAACGTGGCTGTCTTTGCAGCCCGCCGGGGCAGAGATGACGATGACACCACCCGAGGAAGCGTGTTCACTTATACCAACAGCAACAACACCATAG GTCCTTTTGAAGGTCCAAACTACCACATTGCACCACGATGGGTCTACAACTTTACCTCCTTCTGGATGATTATTGTTGTCGTTGCTTCCACCTTCACCAATGGGTTAGTGTTGGTGGCGACTGCCAAATTCAAGAAGCTGCGGCATCCGCTCAACTGGGTCCTGGTGAACTTGGCATTTGTGGATATGATTGAGACGGTGATTGCCAGCGGCATCAGTGTGATCAACCAGATCTTTGGATACTTCATCCTGGGCCACCCCATGTGTGTGATAGAGGGCTTCCTCGTATCTGCTTGTG GTATCACGGGCCTCTGGTCTCTGGCCATCATCTCCTGGGAGCGCTGGTTCGTTGTCTGCAAGCCCTTTGGAAACATCAAGTTTGATGGCAAACTAGCCATGCTGGGCATTGGCTTTTCCTGGATCTGGTCTTGGGGCTGGGCATCACCACCCATCTTTGGCTGGAGTAG GTACTGGCCCCACGGTCTGAAGACGTCATGCGGTCCTGATGTCTTCAGCGGCAACGTCGAGATGGGCTGCCAGTCCTACATGCTGGCCCTCATGGTCTCCTGTTGCTTCTTCCCACTCTTCATCATCATATTCTGCTACCTGCAAGTGTGGATGGCTATCCGTGCG GTGGCTGCCCAGCAAAAGGAGTCGGAGTCCACCCAGAAGGCGGAGAAGGAAGTGTCCAGGATGGTGATCGTCATGATCACGATTTTCTGCATCTGCTGGGGACCCTACACCATCTTCGTCAGTTTTGCTGCTGCCTACCCTGGCTACGCCTTCCACCCCCTCGCTGCCGCCTTGCCTGCCTACTTTGCAAAGAGCGCCACCATCTGGAACCCCGTCATCTACGTCTTCATGAACAGACAG TTCCGTAACTGCATACTGCAGCTGTTCGGCAAGAAGGTGGACGATGGCTCTGAAGCCTCTACCACGTCCCGCACGGAGGTCTCCTCTGTCTCTAACTCCTCTGTATCGCCAGCATAA
- the TEX28 gene encoding testis-specific protein TEX28 → MQIGGTPFHHMGEGARPPHVSEMACTRGHVVPHVPISASTMDLQDPSKGELSQQAEGSTSQPHSSVEGLRERSLSVASTSSQGQRSSVSSSLGHNQRDGLYHRIFHLSELLRVEKANRDDNTSSYIDMVSKSDPEKATFIRQTFERINQRSSANVAHLEQRLQDCWLQLKKLEQRAVTAQESNTNTSSSQQQLFARKGSFPRPAYLSLPRMRGSKNSPTEELPSPSPVESESNSPLSETPTQPSRDEAGEPKLRELKGQLANLKGAHKALEDEWHQLQKSWKENKWEMMELLQEEKKRHYNLEVQVNDMIQVNFSEITNLKQDMACTEEKMVYQSYERSRDIWEVLDSYQTRLAKLEMQQQAQQLEAMDLPQASVYKLYGQLMNLLLTIAAILLVCVSTMSAFTLPLLRTPWRALTTLAAISTVLLVWNYLPDISSLEWTIWLPSA, encoded by the exons ATGCAGATCGGGGGCACaccatttcatcacatgggggagggcgcccgccccccccatgtgagTGAAATGGCGTGCACCCGTGGACATgtggtaccccatgtccccattagcg CTTCCACGATGGATCTCCAAGACCCGTCCAAGGGGGAATTGTCCCAACAGGCAGAAGGCTCCACCAGCCAGCCACACAGTTCA GTAGAGGGCCTTCGAGAACGCAGCCTCTCTGTGGCTTCCACCTCTTCCCAGGGCCAGCGTTCCTCAGTAAGTTCCAGCCTCGGCCACAACCAGAGGGATGGCCTCTACCACCGCATTTTCCACTTGTCCGAGTTGCTGCGAGTGGAGAAGGCCAACCGGGATGACAACACTTCGAGCTACATAGACATGGTGAGCAAGTCTGATCCGGAGAAAGCCACCTTCATCCGGCAGACCTTTGAGCGCATCAACCAGCGGTCCTCTGCCAATGTCGCCCACCTCGAGCAGCGTCTGCAGGATTGCTGGCTCCAGCTGAAGAAGCTGGAGCAAAGGGCCGTGACGGCGCAAGAAAGCAACACCAACACCTCCTCTTCCCAGCAGCAGCTCTTCGCCCGGAAGGGCAGCTTCCCCCGCCCGGCGTATCTGAGCTTACCTAGGATGCGCGGCTCCAAAAACAGCCCCACGGAGGAgctccccagcccctcccccgtGGAAAGCGAGAGCAACAGTCCCCTCTCAGAGACCCCCACCCAGCCGTCCCGGGACGAGGCGGGGGAGCCGAAGCTGAGGGAGCTGAAGGGCCAGCTGGCCAACCTGAAGGGAGCTCACAAGGCCCTGGAAGACGAATGGCACCAGCTGCAGAAGTCGTGGAAGGAGAACAAATGGGAGATGATGGAACTGCtgcaagaggagaagaagag GCACTACAACTTGGAGGTGCAAGTGAACGACATGATCCAAGTCAATTTCAGCGAGATCACCAACCTCAAACAGGATATGGCCTGCACTGAAGAAAAGATGGTCTACCAATCTTACGAGAGATCCCGAGACATCTGG GAAGTCCTAGACTCCTACCAGACCCGGCTGGCCAAACTGGAAATGCAGCAACAGGCCCAACAGCTGGAAGCCATGGATTTACCTCAGGCCAGCGTGTACAAACTGTACGGGCAGCTCATGAACTTGCTGCTGACCATCGCTGCCATCCTTCTGGTGTGTGTCTCCACCATGTCGGCCTTTACCCTTCCTCTCCTGCGCACCCCCTGGCGCGCCCTGACCACTCTGGCTGCGATCTCCACGGTGTTGCTGGTCTGGAACTACTTGCCAGACATCTCCAGCCTGGAGTGGACAATATGGCTGCCCTCTGCTTAG